Proteins found in one Timaviella obliquedivisa GSE-PSE-MK23-08B genomic segment:
- a CDS encoding SAM-dependent chlorinase/fluorinase, translating into MESPRILTLLSDFGLNDVYVGVMKGVIAQVNSLLKVVDLTHQIEPQDVMAAQFNLMNAYPFFPADTVHVAVVDPGVGGKRRAIALQLTDGFLVDPDNGLFTGLLSNRAIVQAVELTDSHYWRNANPSSTFHGRDIFAPVGAHLASGVAIAQLGAAIDPATLVQLPIPVCTATLTGCTGSVQYIDRFGNVITNIPGHFIQGKTWSVLVGKRTIPGCRTYGEVQPGQPVALIGSHGWVEIAVSNGNAQYQLRLTWGNEVQAVFGT; encoded by the coding sequence ATGGAATCTCCACGCATCTTGACTCTACTCAGCGACTTTGGACTCAATGATGTGTATGTGGGCGTGATGAAAGGCGTGATTGCCCAAGTCAACTCTCTGCTGAAAGTCGTCGATCTAACCCATCAAATTGAGCCTCAAGATGTGATGGCGGCACAGTTTAATTTGATGAATGCCTATCCTTTTTTTCCTGCCGATACGGTGCATGTGGCGGTAGTTGACCCAGGGGTAGGCGGTAAACGCCGGGCGATCGCCCTTCAGCTAACAGATGGTTTTTTGGTGGATCCCGACAATGGGCTTTTCACTGGATTACTATCTAATAGAGCGATCGTGCAGGCGGTAGAACTCACTGATTCTCATTACTGGCGCAATGCTAACCCCAGCAGTACTTTTCACGGGCGCGATATTTTTGCACCTGTGGGTGCCCATCTAGCAAGTGGCGTGGCGATCGCTCAACTGGGAGCGGCGATCGATCCGGCAACGTTAGTGCAGTTACCTATCCCAGTCTGTACTGCTACTCTTACAGGCTGCACAGGTAGCGTTCAATATATCGATCGCTTTGGCAACGTTATTACTAACATTCCCGGTCATTTTATTCAGGGAAAGACCTGGTCAGTCCTTGTGGGTAAACGCACCATTCCTGGTTGCCGCACCTATGGAGAAGTTCAACCGGGTCAGCCAGTAGCACTCATTGGCAGCCATGGCTGGGTTGAAATCGCAGTGAGTAACGGCAATGCCCAGTATCAGCTGCGACTAACTTGGGGTAACGAAGTTCAAGCGGTTTTCGGCACATAA
- a CDS encoding sensor histidine kinase has product MTKFVDLAQPRFRLLHSVGAKLFFSVLGATLIALGSVSYLFYRALENRAKDEMMGRLNTQVGLVEGQITQAESYTIAFGVALQQMKALGITDAAAYKQATFEFFQKRPNLTMAIGAGQTPYQLMPDRQWIWHYFSADQELPTTVGQLLPAPNNRTRYTELFAEDNYPTQDYYLSITTSGKGIWTEPYYWYGVTMTSFMYPFYDNQKKMLGVIGTDINVTAIGKLTNIPVLSQGGYFAILSQEGKLLSYPPNRAKTQEQDYKAVPELEEVWQAAQSESQGLINSHGNLWAYQRVKGTDWLMIAVVPKRIILRPALVYMAVSAGGAGMILLLVVSMFVWHLNRRLQPILAECNHLRTADAERLSRLSPIAHQTIDSLPPINQAQDELGILIDTVHQVARQLHQSFTLLEENNEQLETRVQERTEELAKTLENLQETQSQLVQTEKMSSLGQMVAGIAHEINNPVNFIYGNLDYAEKYAQDLLVAIALYQKHSPSHPVIEQHLEKIELDYVAEDFPKLIASMQTGTQRIREIVVSLRNFSRLDDSMQPTNIHEGMDSTLLILKHRLTTQSYRSEIRVTKIYGDLPLVNCYAGLLNQVFMNLLANAIDVLEEDASQKNLQPAIHISTQAQVNCVVISIADNGRGMNEATKAKLFNAFFTTKPVGKGTGLGLSISRQIIVEKHGGTLDCISEPGQGTEFIITIPLQAEGSQTTTAVPVMG; this is encoded by the coding sequence ATGACTAAATTTGTTGATCTGGCGCAGCCTCGCTTCCGATTATTACATTCTGTTGGGGCAAAATTATTTTTCTCAGTCTTAGGGGCTACTTTGATCGCCTTGGGCAGCGTTTCCTACCTGTTTTATCGGGCATTAGAAAATAGAGCTAAGGATGAAATGATGGGTCGGCTCAATACCCAAGTCGGGTTAGTTGAGGGACAAATTACCCAAGCAGAGTCGTATACGATCGCTTTTGGAGTAGCGCTTCAACAAATGAAAGCGTTAGGAATTACAGATGCAGCGGCTTACAAACAAGCAACCTTCGAGTTTTTTCAAAAACGCCCCAATTTAACAATGGCGATCGGCGCTGGGCAAACGCCCTACCAACTCATGCCCGATCGCCAATGGATATGGCATTACTTTTCTGCTGATCAAGAGCTTCCAACAACAGTTGGTCAGTTACTGCCAGCCCCTAACAACCGCACTCGATATACAGAACTGTTTGCCGAAGACAACTATCCCACCCAGGATTATTACCTAAGTATTACAACCTCTGGAAAGGGCATCTGGACTGAGCCTTACTACTGGTACGGCGTGACCATGACCAGTTTCATGTATCCCTTCTACGACAATCAGAAAAAAATGCTGGGTGTAATAGGCACAGATATTAATGTGACTGCCATTGGAAAGCTCACGAACATTCCTGTGCTTTCTCAAGGAGGCTACTTTGCTATTTTAAGCCAAGAAGGAAAGCTGCTCAGCTATCCCCCTAATCGGGCTAAAACGCAGGAGCAAGACTATAAAGCAGTTCCAGAGCTAGAAGAAGTGTGGCAAGCGGCTCAAAGCGAAAGCCAAGGATTAATTAATTCTCATGGAAACTTATGGGCGTACCAAAGGGTAAAGGGCACTGACTGGCTCATGATTGCAGTGGTACCCAAGCGCATTATTTTGCGACCTGCCTTAGTTTATATGGCGGTTAGTGCAGGTGGAGCGGGGATGATTCTCCTACTGGTCGTCTCTATGTTTGTTTGGCATTTAAATAGAAGACTCCAGCCTATTTTGGCTGAGTGCAATCATCTAAGAACTGCCGATGCCGAAAGGTTGTCACGTTTAAGCCCGATCGCCCACCAAACCATAGACTCTTTGCCCCCTATTAATCAAGCCCAAGATGAATTGGGTATTTTGATAGACACTGTTCATCAAGTCGCTCGTCAACTTCACCAATCTTTTACGCTTCTAGAAGAAAACAATGAACAGCTAGAGACACGAGTGCAAGAACGGACAGAAGAGTTAGCAAAAACTCTAGAAAACCTTCAAGAAACTCAGTCTCAGCTAGTACAAACTGAAAAGATGTCGAGCTTAGGACAAATGGTGGCGGGAATTGCCCATGAAATTAATAATCCTGTGAATTTTATTTATGGCAATTTAGACTATGCCGAAAAATATGCTCAAGATCTGCTGGTGGCGATTGCCCTCTACCAAAAACACAGCCCGTCTCATCCTGTCATTGAGCAGCACTTAGAAAAGATCGAACTAGACTACGTTGCAGAAGACTTCCCCAAGCTGATTGCTTCTATGCAAACAGGAACTCAGCGCATTCGAGAAATTGTAGTGAGCTTAAGAAATTTCTCGCGGTTAGATGACTCCATGCAACCGACGAATATTCATGAAGGCATGGATAGCACGCTGCTAATTTTAAAGCATCGATTAACGACCCAATCCTATCGGTCTGAGATTAGGGTGACTAAAATCTACGGCGATTTACCTCTAGTTAACTGTTATGCAGGGTTACTCAACCAAGTTTTTATGAACCTTCTCGCGAACGCCATTGACGTTTTGGAAGAGGATGCTTCTCAAAAAAATTTACAACCTGCCATTCATATCTCTACACAAGCCCAGGTAAACTGCGTGGTCATCAGTATTGCCGACAACGGGAGGGGAATGAATGAGGCGACGAAAGCTAAACTATTTAATGCTTTTTTTACCACTAAACCTGTCGGTAAAGGAACCGGACTAGGACTTTCCATCAGTCGGCAAATTATTGTTGAAAAACATGGCGGAACATTAGATTGCATTTCCGAGCCAGGTCAAGGCACTGAGTTTATTATTACGATCCCGCTTCAGGCTGAAGGCAGCCAAACTACTACTGCGGTGCCAGTCATGGGATAG
- a CDS encoding GAF domain-containing sensor histidine kinase produces MPASAEFVALCQAQVTLLTQSLGAALSIIYLTEELTEVADAKLIPVVAYPEAIATWDEDQILSLLSRRQRRSKPRLLSAKTVPSDDPASLTALSASSAKAPSLPLEAAEKAMLRQQQLVLPLIHEDTVMGLLVTARSDRAWSEAEQTQLKQVAQTLAVACVLDQRSQWMTQDLRQQEMLWEQRQDLFDDLLHQFRNPLTALRTFGKLLMRRLQPGDTNHPVADGIVRESNRLEDLLKQLDIAADLNDLILPAQPASVALLPESLTGAACQLERHAIIEVLEPLLESAAAIAQDRQLTLQSKIPSLPPVQTDVKMLREVLSNLLDNALKYTPAGGGVWVQVEDQKKMQAIVIADTGAGIPPQDLPRLFERHYRGVQAKTTIPGSGLGLAIARELLHAMQADLEIFSPAPTCGLLPADYPMTGTAVVVWLPSA; encoded by the coding sequence ATGCCTGCTAGCGCCGAATTTGTTGCTCTTTGTCAAGCACAGGTGACTCTGCTGACACAAAGTTTAGGTGCTGCGCTAAGCATTATTTACCTCACTGAAGAACTGACTGAGGTGGCAGATGCCAAGCTGATTCCGGTAGTGGCTTATCCTGAAGCGATCGCCACCTGGGACGAAGACCAAATCCTTTCACTCCTCTCCCGCCGACAACGCCGCAGTAAGCCCCGTCTCCTCTCTGCTAAAACTGTCCCTTCTGACGATCCTGCTTCATTAACCGCTTTGTCAGCCTCCAGCGCAAAGGCTCCGTCCTTACCGCTAGAAGCTGCTGAAAAAGCCATGCTTCGGCAACAGCAGCTTGTTTTGCCGCTGATTCATGAAGACACAGTCATGGGTTTATTAGTGACAGCGCGCTCTGACCGGGCATGGAGCGAGGCAGAGCAAACGCAACTTAAACAAGTTGCCCAGACATTGGCAGTCGCGTGCGTGTTAGATCAGCGATCGCAATGGATGACGCAAGACCTGCGCCAACAGGAAATGCTCTGGGAACAACGGCAAGATTTGTTTGATGATTTGCTGCATCAATTTCGCAATCCGCTGACGGCGCTCCGGACTTTTGGCAAGCTACTCATGCGTCGCCTTCAGCCTGGAGATACCAACCACCCGGTCGCTGATGGTATTGTCCGCGAAAGCAATCGCCTGGAAGACTTGCTCAAACAACTCGACATTGCCGCCGACTTAAATGACCTCATCCTGCCCGCCCAACCTGCTTCTGTGGCACTATTGCCCGAATCGCTGACAGGCGCAGCGTGCCAACTCGAACGCCATGCCATTATCGAAGTTTTAGAACCCTTGCTAGAATCGGCAGCAGCGATCGCTCAAGATCGTCAACTCACCCTGCAAAGCAAAATTCCCTCCCTGCCGCCTGTTCAAACTGACGTAAAGATGTTGCGCGAAGTCCTCAGCAACTTGCTCGATAATGCCTTAAAGTACACCCCTGCTGGGGGCGGAGTGTGGGTGCAGGTAGAAGATCAAAAGAAAATGCAGGCGATCGTCATTGCCGATACAGGTGCCGGGATTCCCCCCCAAGATTTGCCTCGTTTGTTTGAACGGCACTACCGAGGAGTCCAAGCTAAAACCACAATTCCAGGCTCGGGGCTGGGGCTGGCGATCGCCCGCGAACTGCTCCACGCCATGCAAGCTGACCTCGAAATTTTTAGCCCTGCGCCCACCTGTGGTTTATTGCCTGCCGACTATCCCATGACTGGCACCGCAGTAGTAGTTTGGCTGCCTTCAGCCTGA
- a CDS encoding DUF3155 domain-containing protein, which translates to MARRRKRKSRRRLEGRRILELVPQFSIECGEDKPVTAARKYIQAEGILPPALLLVKRNEHTTDRYFWAEKGLFGAQYVEENHFLFPSLRVPEDEAEELLTTASVR; encoded by the coding sequence TTGGCAAGAAGACGCAAGCGGAAAAGTCGTCGTCGACTAGAAGGACGCAGAATTCTGGAGTTGGTACCTCAGTTTAGTATTGAATGTGGTGAAGATAAGCCTGTTACTGCCGCTAGGAAGTATATCCAAGCTGAAGGCATTTTGCCACCAGCCTTACTCCTAGTGAAACGCAACGAACATACCACGGATCGGTACTTCTGGGCTGAGAAGGGTTTATTTGGTGCACAATATGTTGAAGAAAATCATTTTCTGTTCCCCAGTCTGCGGGTTCCTGAAGATGAAGCAGAAGAGCTACTGACAACCGCCTCCGTTCGCTGA
- the msrP gene encoding protein-methionine-sulfoxide reductase catalytic subunit MsrP produces the protein MAFIHLPKPWQSESEVTSETAFHNRRNFLKGLIGAGIAGSVLPLIGCQKQPTAAETPFLGTYALKANLNPAFAKVERPITNEVLAGTYNNFYEFGGTKKIWQNAQALPLDNWKVEVSGLVSNPKVYDLDDLLNFPLEERVYRFRCVEAWAMVVPWLGFPMNAILKQVEPTARAKFVKFTSFYDAQIMKGPSFPPSQFLPFPYVESLRVDEMANELAFFAIGNYGRSLPKQHGAPIRAVIPWKYGFKGAKSIVKIEFVETQPATYWNTISPGEYKIESNVEPDVSHPRWSQKKERLIAEGPDFKWKEVPSQLYNGYGEYVAQLYA, from the coding sequence ATGGCTTTTATTCATCTTCCTAAACCCTGGCAATCTGAGTCTGAGGTTACTTCTGAAACGGCTTTTCATAACCGGAGAAATTTTTTGAAAGGGCTAATCGGTGCAGGAATTGCTGGGTCTGTTCTTCCCCTTATAGGGTGCCAAAAACAGCCTACCGCAGCAGAAACCCCTTTTCTTGGGACTTATGCTCTTAAAGCGAACTTGAACCCAGCTTTTGCGAAGGTAGAACGTCCCATTACCAACGAAGTTTTGGCAGGCACGTACAACAACTTTTACGAGTTTGGCGGGACTAAGAAAATTTGGCAAAATGCCCAAGCTCTGCCACTAGACAACTGGAAAGTTGAGGTCAGTGGACTGGTTAGTAATCCTAAAGTCTATGATCTAGATGATTTATTAAACTTTCCGCTGGAAGAACGGGTTTATCGGTTTCGCTGTGTGGAGGCTTGGGCAATGGTTGTGCCGTGGCTAGGCTTTCCAATGAACGCTATTTTGAAGCAAGTGGAGCCGACGGCTAGAGCAAAATTTGTTAAGTTCACCTCTTTTTATGATGCTCAGATCATGAAGGGTCCTAGCTTTCCGCCTTCTCAGTTTTTGCCTTTCCCTTATGTTGAAAGTTTGCGGGTGGACGAGATGGCAAACGAGTTAGCGTTTTTTGCGATCGGCAACTATGGGCGATCGCTCCCTAAACAGCATGGTGCACCCATCCGAGCCGTGATTCCTTGGAAATATGGGTTTAAGGGGGCAAAGTCGATCGTCAAAATTGAGTTTGTTGAAACCCAGCCAGCGACCTACTGGAATACCATCAGCCCAGGTGAGTACAAAATTGAGTCGAATGTAGAACCCGATGTTTCCCATCCTCGTTGGTCGCAGAAGAAGGAGCGCTTGATCGCGGAGGGCCCTGATTTTAAGTGGAAAGAAGTGCCCAGCCAACTTTATAACGGCTATGGAGAATACGTGGCGCAATTGTATGCGTAG
- the panB gene encoding 3-methyl-2-oxobutanoate hydroxymethyltransferase, whose amino-acid sequence MAITTQQLIRFKKEGRAIAVLTASDYPFAQILDQAGIDVILVGDSLGMVTLGYETTLPVTLDEMIHHAKAVRRGVKHALMVVDLPFMTYQESSEQAMRSAGRVMKETGAQAVKIEGGYPDMVTTIARLVQAGIPVMGHLGLTPQSVHQVGGFRQQGRSPVGAEKMIEEAIALEQAGCFAIVLEHIPPELGLQISQKLTIPTIGIGAGAQCDGQVLVTADLLGLSDWQPSFAKVYVNLRESITQAVHTFGSEVREHRFPEG is encoded by the coding sequence ATGGCAATTACCACACAGCAACTGATTCGCTTCAAAAAAGAAGGACGAGCGATCGCCGTTCTCACCGCCTCAGATTATCCTTTTGCCCAGATCCTCGACCAAGCCGGGATAGACGTAATCTTGGTGGGCGACAGCTTGGGCATGGTGACATTGGGCTACGAAACCACGCTCCCCGTCACCCTAGACGAAATGATCCACCACGCCAAAGCCGTCCGCCGAGGCGTGAAACATGCCCTCATGGTGGTAGATTTGCCCTTCATGACCTATCAAGAAAGTTCAGAACAGGCAATGCGATCGGCAGGTCGCGTCATGAAAGAAACCGGAGCACAAGCAGTCAAGATAGAAGGCGGCTATCCTGACATGGTGACCACGATCGCCCGACTTGTACAAGCGGGTATTCCAGTCATGGGACATCTAGGGTTAACGCCTCAGTCAGTGCATCAGGTCGGCGGATTTCGCCAGCAAGGGCGATCGCCAGTAGGAGCAGAAAAAATGATAGAAGAGGCGATCGCCCTGGAGCAAGCTGGATGTTTTGCGATCGTGCTCGAACATATTCCCCCAGAACTAGGGCTGCAGATTAGTCAAAAGCTAACTATCCCCACCATCGGCATTGGCGCAGGAGCGCAATGTGATGGGCAAGTTCTCGTCACTGCCGATTTGCTGGGCTTATCCGACTGGCAGCCCTCGTTTGCCAAAGTCTACGTCAACCTGCGAGAAAGCATCACCCAAGCCGTTCATACCTTTGGCAGCGAAGTGCGCGAACATCGCTTTCCCGAAGGTTAA
- a CDS encoding metallophosphoesterase: MGFNRRQFLLLGGAFGGVGLALAAQRLLAINRASQDSIPLQKLQNVTSTPIAQSSPTSGIFNPPRGDARIVVISDLNSQYGSTDYEPEVDQAIALLSTWKPDLVLCGGDMVAGQSPSLSISELEAMWAGFDQHVSAPMRQAKIPYGFTLGNHDASGAIATDGGFLFNKDRDAASAYWNDPSHNPGIQFVDRTGFPFHYTFQQNDIFFLVWDASAAKIPAAQIAWAEKSLASSTAQSAKLRIAIGHLPLYAITVGRDEPGEYLEKAEELRSLLERYKVHTYISGHDHAYYPGHQGNLELLHCGILGSGTRPLLNGDLRPQKTLTVVDVSLSQADTTYTTYDMATLELINQQQLPKLIATPTAKVLRRDVEWASLTPAEQALEYTPSY; the protein is encoded by the coding sequence ATGGGTTTCAACCGTCGTCAGTTTTTACTTTTAGGGGGAGCATTTGGCGGCGTGGGTCTAGCGCTGGCTGCCCAACGATTGTTGGCGATTAATAGAGCTTCTCAGGATTCAATCCCGTTACAGAAGTTACAGAATGTAACAAGCACTCCGATCGCCCAAAGTTCTCCCACTTCAGGCATTTTCAATCCGCCCAGGGGCGATGCGCGAATTGTTGTGATTAGTGATCTCAACAGCCAGTACGGCTCCACCGACTATGAACCCGAAGTGGATCAAGCGATCGCCCTGCTCTCGACCTGGAAACCCGATCTGGTTCTTTGCGGCGGCGACATGGTTGCGGGGCAATCTCCCTCCCTCTCCATCAGCGAACTTGAGGCAATGTGGGCAGGGTTTGATCAGCACGTTAGCGCCCCGATGCGGCAGGCTAAGATTCCCTACGGCTTTACCTTGGGCAATCACGATGCTTCCGGGGCGATCGCCACTGATGGCGGCTTCCTGTTCAACAAAGATCGAGATGCAGCCTCTGCTTATTGGAACGATCCGAGCCACAATCCAGGCATACAGTTTGTCGATCGCACTGGGTTTCCCTTCCACTACACCTTTCAGCAAAACGACATCTTTTTTCTGGTGTGGGATGCTTCAGCCGCAAAGATTCCTGCGGCGCAAATTGCTTGGGCAGAAAAAAGCTTAGCCAGCAGCACCGCACAGTCGGCAAAACTGCGGATTGCCATTGGTCATTTGCCGCTCTACGCCATCACCGTGGGGCGAGATGAACCCGGAGAATATTTAGAAAAAGCAGAAGAACTGCGATCGCTCCTCGAACGCTACAAAGTCCACACCTACATCAGCGGTCATGACCATGCCTACTATCCAGGACACCAAGGCAACCTAGAGCTTCTCCACTGCGGTATTTTAGGATCAGGAACACGCCCTCTACTCAACGGCGATTTGCGTCCACAAAAAACGCTTACCGTTGTCGATGTCAGCCTCTCTCAAGCCGACACAACCTACACCACCTATGACATGGCAACTCTAGAGTTGATCAATCAGCAGCAGCTTCCTAAACTGATTGCCACTCCTACCGCCAAAGTGTTGCGCCGAGATGTTGAATGGGCATCACTCACACCCGCAGAACAAGCGCTAGAGTATACGCCTAGCTACTAA